The Nitrospira tepida genome includes a window with the following:
- a CDS encoding glycosyltransferase family 2 protein — MKKLVTIALPVYKRLDYVVSALQSIAEQDYPNIELIVSDNGENGSLVKDLADQWYPRPYRFRQNPSTLPLPIHYNQLIEAATGEYFAFLDYDDVISPNYVSELVRILDDHPDVAVALSREEIVDPSGRILRASSADMPERFSGPDFLRSWTMYGYESYATVLGRTAYIKADGGHPFFPGGTYTDDAILIKLCLRGAVGISQRCVFRWRWSEISHGWSLKCASLAEDTRRFLRFLDRDPAILRYQAKEPKEWLDIKKHLFRMAWHTYYERWAGLYRERMPPASWVRAGFAMPFIRDYYGMVSEVLWYAVKGKCIKCIKRLGVGSRGIDRSVQ, encoded by the coding sequence ATGAAGAAATTGGTGACGATCGCGCTTCCGGTCTATAAGCGGCTGGATTACGTTGTCAGCGCGTTGCAATCAATTGCAGAGCAAGATTATCCCAATATTGAGTTGATTGTATCCGACAACGGTGAGAATGGTTCACTGGTCAAGGATCTGGCGGATCAGTGGTATCCGAGACCCTACCGCTTTCGCCAGAATCCGAGCACACTGCCTCTCCCCATTCACTACAATCAACTGATCGAGGCGGCGACCGGCGAGTACTTTGCCTTCTTGGACTATGACGACGTCATCAGTCCCAATTACGTGTCCGAGCTGGTTCGTATTCTCGACGATCATCCAGATGTTGCCGTGGCCTTGTCTCGAGAGGAAATTGTGGATCCGTCAGGGCGTATCCTGCGCGCATCATCGGCTGACATGCCGGAGCGATTCTCGGGACCGGATTTTCTCCGGTCGTGGACGATGTATGGGTACGAAAGTTATGCGACGGTGCTGGGGAGGACAGCCTATATCAAGGCAGATGGAGGACATCCGTTTTTTCCTGGCGGAACCTATACCGATGATGCCATCCTGATCAAGCTCTGTCTGAGAGGTGCGGTGGGGATCAGCCAGCGCTGTGTCTTTCGATGGCGGTGGAGTGAGATCAGCCATGGATGGTCGTTGAAATGCGCGAGTCTCGCCGAGGATACCAGACGGTTCCTACGGTTTCTCGACCGTGACCCCGCCATCTTGCGATACCAAGCGAAGGAGCCAAAAGAATGGCTCGACATCAAAAAGCATTTGTTCCGAATGGCCTGGCACACCTACTATGAACGCTGGGCAGGCCTGTATCGGGAGAGAATGCCCCCCGCGTCGTGGGTAAGAGCGGGGTTTGCTATGCCCTTCATCCGTGACTATTACGGTATGGTGAGCGAGGTCTTATGGTACGCCGTAAAAGGGAAGTGCATCAAATGCATCAAGCGCCTGGGGGTCGGCTCGCGGGGCATCGATCGGTCTGTTCAGTGA
- a CDS encoding aminotransferase class IV, translating into MSERHVWKGGTVAQLQRPELAYMNGKLVRWEEAVLHVGCEAVTRGLNVFEGVKAYWQPDGSLSIAMPRQHYERLARSAKLLHLPCPVTYAEYVGAIDQLAGALAKSDRDLWARTTLFGVSGHWGEDTVADLIVTAYHQDKSPACPIHMGVSTWRRSADIALPPRIKTGSNYEVSRLARIEGRAQDCDDMILLNSAGRVAEATASCILMVRKDTVYTPPPTEGALESITVDVVEALAASLGIAFVRRPIDRTELLIADELAICGTLHEITLVKSIEASPIYGKTPVLGALQNRYLAAVRGEQPHPAVEMVALASVKSAAT; encoded by the coding sequence CTGGCTTACATGAACGGAAAACTAGTTCGCTGGGAAGAAGCTGTCTTGCATGTAGGATGCGAGGCCGTCACGCGCGGCCTGAACGTGTTCGAAGGGGTGAAAGCATATTGGCAACCGGATGGATCATTGAGTATTGCCATGCCTCGCCAACATTACGAGCGGCTTGCACGGTCGGCAAAATTGCTCCATCTGCCGTGTCCCGTGACGTACGCGGAATATGTGGGGGCTATCGATCAACTGGCCGGGGCCTTGGCCAAATCCGATCGGGACCTGTGGGCCCGAACTACCTTGTTCGGTGTCAGCGGGCATTGGGGAGAGGACACGGTCGCGGATCTTATTGTTACGGCATACCATCAGGATAAATCGCCTGCCTGTCCGATCCACATGGGGGTGAGTACATGGAGGCGGAGTGCCGACATAGCTCTTCCTCCGAGGATCAAGACGGGGAGCAACTACGAGGTCTCCCGGCTGGCGAGAATTGAAGGACGGGCACAAGACTGCGACGACATGATCCTGCTAAACTCGGCGGGGCGTGTTGCCGAAGCGACGGCATCCTGTATTCTCATGGTGCGAAAGGATACGGTCTACACACCGCCTCCTACAGAAGGAGCCTTGGAAAGCATTACGGTGGATGTGGTAGAGGCTTTGGCGGCATCCCTGGGCATTGCCTTTGTGCGAAGACCCATCGACCGCACGGAGTTATTGATCGCTGATGAGCTGGCTATCTGCGGAACGCTCCACGAAATCACGTTAGTGAAGTCGATCGAAGCGTCTCCTATCTACGGAAAAACACCAGTTCTCGGTGCGCTGCAGAATCGATATTTAGCCGCGGTGCGGGGGGAGCAGCCACATCCTGCGGTCGAGATGGTTGCGCTGGCATCCGTCAAGTCAGCGGCCACTTAA